A genomic segment from Syntrophotalea acetylenivorans encodes:
- the mobB gene encoding molybdopterin-guanine dinucleotide biosynthesis protein B — translation MPVRAVSFIAKSGTGKTTLLEKVILELKSRGYLVGAVKHDAHSFDIDHPGKDSHRLTAAGADTMVISSSEKLALVKKHQSPPSLEEIIETYFNDVDIVLTEGFKRGAMPKIEVHRRQRSKTLLCRGEKYDPTLVAVASDEALILDVPVFDLDDPVGVADFIEQAFLSANKKVRGRRASAAH, via the coding sequence ATGCCTGTAAGAGCAGTTTCTTTCATTGCCAAATCTGGCACTGGCAAAACAACTCTATTGGAAAAAGTCATTTTAGAGTTGAAGAGTCGAGGATACTTGGTTGGTGCAGTCAAGCACGATGCCCATAGTTTCGATATCGATCACCCCGGCAAGGATTCACATCGCCTCACTGCCGCCGGGGCCGACACCATGGTGATCTCGTCTTCCGAAAAGTTGGCTCTCGTCAAAAAACACCAATCGCCCCCATCATTGGAAGAGATCATCGAAACCTATTTCAATGATGTGGATATCGTATTGACAGAGGGTTTCAAGAGGGGGGCAATGCCTAAGATAGAGGTGCACAGGCGGCAGAGAAGCAAGACCCTCTTGTGTCGGGGCGAAAAATACGATCCGACATTGGTGGCAGTGGCCAGTGATGAAGCCCTGATTCTTGATGTCCCAGTTTTTGATTTGGACGATCCGGTCGGCGTGGCCGATTTTATCGAGCAAGCTTTCCTGTCGGCCAACAAAAAAGTTAGAGGCCGTCGCGCGTCTGCAGCTCATTGA
- the mobA gene encoding molybdenum cofactor guanylyltransferase, giving the protein MKGNSSLITGIILVGGKSRRMGTDKAFLKIEGISLFERVLQVMEENFTSVLLIGNCRERYFRYNLPVIPDQYSGSALGGLYTGLKSSSTELVFVAPCDMPFPSSQLIRLICSMSDGFDVVVPRTRNGLEPLFAVYRKTCLEPMRRFLEKGHYRIYDFYSEVAVRYLEEEEMAWAVDEGRSLINLNTPRELITLKEKELCL; this is encoded by the coding sequence ATGAAAGGGAATTCGTCATTAATAACCGGCATAATCCTCGTTGGCGGAAAGAGTCGTCGCATGGGAACCGATAAGGCATTCCTCAAAATCGAAGGCATTTCCCTTTTTGAACGGGTCCTCCAGGTTATGGAGGAAAATTTCACCTCGGTTTTGTTGATCGGGAATTGCAGAGAGCGTTATTTTCGTTACAACCTACCGGTGATTCCTGACCAATACTCAGGAAGCGCCCTGGGAGGTCTCTATACAGGTCTCAAATCCTCTTCCACTGAACTCGTCTTTGTTGCCCCTTGCGATATGCCCTTTCCCAGTTCCCAACTTATTCGGCTGATCTGTTCTATGTCTGATGGCTTCGACGTCGTGGTCCCTCGTACCCGAAATGGCCTCGAGCCCCTTTTTGCTGTTTATCGTAAAACCTGTCTTGAACCGATGCGCCGATTTTTGGAGAAGGGCCATTATCGGATATACGATTTTTATTCGGAAGTGGCAGTGCGTTACCTGGAAGAAGAAGAGATGGCTTGGGCCGTGGATGAGGGTAGATCGCTCATAAATCTCAATACTCCCCGGGAATTAATCACGTTGAAGGAGAAAGAACTATGCCTGTAA